A single genomic interval of Arctopsyche grandis isolate Sample6627 chromosome 8, ASM5162203v2, whole genome shotgun sequence harbors:
- the LOC143915383 gene encoding ejaculatory bulb-specific protein 3-like, with protein sequence MKVFVLALLVAAICVTIDSAPAAATIELAKYDNFNIDEILDNQRILKNYIKCMLDKGPCTPEGKDFRRFLPETLEDSCRGCSASQRQRMRQITTHLRNKRPDDWTLLLAKYDPQGKYKVEFDKFVNSTD encoded by the exons ATGAAGGTTTTCGTATTAGCACTTTTGGTGGCGGCCATTTGCGTCACAATAGACTCTGCTCCGGCTGCCGCCACAATCGAGCTGGCCAAGTATGACAACTTCAACATTGACGAAATCCTCGACAACCAGAGGATATTGAAGAACTATATTAAATGCATGCTGGACAAAGGTCCATGCACGCCCGAAGGAAAGGATTTCAGAC GATTCTTGCCTGAAACCTTGGAAGATTCTTGCCGTGGATGCAGTGCCAGTCAGCGCCAGAGGATGAGACAGATCACGACGCACTTGAGGAACAAGAGACCCGACGATTGGACCCTACTTCTGGCCAAATATGACCCACAAGGAAAGTACAAAGTTGAATTCGATAAGTTCGTCAACTCAACTGATTAA